In Arachis hypogaea cultivar Tifrunner chromosome 7, arahy.Tifrunner.gnm2.J5K5, whole genome shotgun sequence, the genomic window CGACATTGTTGTTACAGTTTTCAGAGTAAACTTTGTTCAGATTTAATATTACACAAAAACTTAAGTATCGTTAATCTTACTCCAAGGTTGAATTTCTGGAGAGATTAACAATTTGATTTGTTTGTAGTTCTGGCTAGTCTCATTATTGTATTGTAAACGATAAGTCAACATTCAAACAAAACGTAATTACTAAATTGGAAACCAACCTTAAACAAATACATCAGGAATGGAAAAATAGAGTACTCCGGGTGAGAAAAATGCAAAACAAAATTGTCAAAAGAAACCACACTCTGAGAGTTAAAGAGAAGAAAACTATGTCTGCGATTCCAGGTAATCAGGTTTGTTACTGCTTAATTACCCTTCTCTAAGTGATCCCTATGTTTTACTGATGAATCCAACAGCCTCAAAATGACAAGCACAGAAAACAAATCAACTCGAATCACATGAATAGGTTGGGTCTGGTTGCTTTGTAGGTTGTCTTCAGCTTCCTGGTTGGGGGCCTCACCTTCTTGAACACCAATGGGAACTTGATCTTAGAGTTGTGGAACTGCTTGGTGCTCTCCCTTTTGCACATCTTGGCGGGGACGGTTGCCGTCTTGATGATCTGGATGCAAGGAAATCTGACCCTATGACGCGACGCCATCTCATTGTACATTTGTTCAACAGCACCGTTTAAGGTAGTGTCTCGGAATTCCTTGTACATATTATGATAACCGGTGCGACTCTGATATCGGAGCCAGATTCCATAGTTGTTTATCATGGTAGGATTTTTCTCGAAAATCTGCAATCAGtaaacaaaatttcaatttaatgcAAAATGGGGTTGCAATCTAAAATACAGATGAAGCTaacaaacaagaaaatatcatgatccaaccaataaattaggaAAACATCTTTCACCTCAATTAGGCAGTTATAACTTATAAGCAAAACAATTGCAAGCTATCGGAGGCAAGGTTTTAAAAAATGCATGTAAAAATGTTTGGCTATTATAAATGCTTAACCTAATGTTTAGTTGATTAGGAACTAAATTAGCTATAATCTGTCATTTACTCTTATAAAAGCAGCTCTTAACAGAAACTCCAAAATGCTTGTAACCATAAATGATGCTCCATTGAGACCTATTAACAGCTAAGTAACTAGCTAACTAAACATCAAAGTAATTTATTAAAGTGGGATAACAATTAACTCATGAGAAATGATCAAGGGTCataagaatttattgtttttggccaTCACTTTTAGCCATCAAACTAATTTATTTAGTCTAGTAATCCAGCAACATATTTTTAGCCTACATTTTTAAACATTGATGGCTAACTActagccaaaaataataaattttcttgGCCCTCTAGCATTCCTCTTAACTCATAAGTGCATACCTCATTGATGGCCAGCACTTGCCCATTGCTCTTCTTGACCTTCTTTAGCTTTCTCAAAAAGTACCTAAAAGAAATTAACATGAAAATAAAGATGCAATATAACTGGTTATTCCTGGAGAAATGGAAAACATCTAAAACAACATTTGCATGTCATCTACACAGAATAGCATATCAAAATTAAAGCTTAAATGTACAAATTGCTTCTCCCATAAAGATTGAGAACAAGACATCAAAATAGTTCTTCAAAGacattttaaaatcaatttgaaaCTTTAGTAATACAAAATATTCACCAATTTAACAATCAAATTGGTGCATAAATATACATTAGATGACTCAATTTATGTCAAAAATCTCTGGAAAAGGATCTTCTAATGGGAGAGATTGGTAAAGTGATAAAGTGAGAGAGTCAATCACCATTGAATTTATAACTTCCATCATTTTGATCACTCTACTAACCTCAACAGCTTGATATAGAGAATATGTGATTTAAGTACTAACTTTAGCATTTAAAATTAAAAGCAGAAAATATTGGAGATGCAAAAATATGTGAAAAATCAGAACACAGAGATCACATACCAGAACTTGGATTTGGCACGAACCTCATTGGTGGCCCAAAGCTTCATGCGGTAGATCTTAGGGTGCTCATCTTTCTCTGTGGGAAGAGCCCTACCCACCACCTGGTATTGGTGAAACTGCAACCCAACAATTCCTCAAATTCAGTTCAAATTCAACattgcaaaaaaataaaaggtGAAATTGAAATGATAATTAGAATTACGGACCCTGAAAGTAACCATTTTCAGCGCCGGACGGAGAAGCTGAGTGAGCAGCAGTGTTGAATCACGAACCGGCGCGTACGGAGTCCCAATTAGGTTTTAGCCTCAACTATAAAACGAAGAAGAGAGAGATATACAAAGCGTACGAAAAACCCTAACACTGGTGGAGTCTTGGGCCATTCAAAACCCGCTTGTTTGGCCCAATTCAAGGCCCAATAGTGTTACGTTGGACCATTTGCACTTTGGCCCAATTATTTTATATCGGAGGAGTTCTGCCCCATTTTTAAAAATAGCTAAAGATCCTCTGACCAAAAAGCTAAAGATCcaactcaaataaaaaatttaagcccgtccaaaataaataaatatataaaaagtttAAGGTTTGATTATTTTGTGGTCTCTATAGTTAGGTActtaggtctttatacttttattctttttaattagatCCTTATATTATATCAGATGTTGTAATTAAGTCAAGTGTTAGACATATCCATTTTGTTTAACGAATATTTCGTTAATTCCAGTGTTTTTGTCACAACgggaacttaattataaaatttgatatgatatagggacttgatcaaaaagaaaaaaaatatagagacttaattgaaaattcagtAAAACTATAGGAAccgacagaataattaaaccaaaatttaactaaagatgataattaatatattaaaaagtgttattttaaataatttatttaaatatatcatACTATCTAATGATTCTCAAATATTAGCTTTACTTCATGTGAATAGTCATCCttttaaaatgtataaaaaataagaattttccCTATgtatttattatgtatatatttttgtaaaataaatattattcaaaataatttaatttaaaagtacTTTCATATAAAAAATCTTTAGATGTGtattcaattatatattattgcatgattaaaaataactattattcTTATTTACTTCATAATTAATTATCTGAATAAACAAACATAATTGAATGACTATTTAACAAATTTTACACGGTTAAAAATTAAAACTCTTATTCAAGAACTTGCATCGAGATTTTTCAACTTTGAACATGGAATAGTGGAAGTGGAGAAGAGGAACATTCCACACTTGATTCACGTCCAACGTATGCAAAGTGGCAAACAACAACTTTGAATcctattcaaatttaaatattaattctaAGAACCTGCCTAGTCACTTCCACCAACATATCTtagaaaaatgaaaatgcaaatatatagaTGTAGTGTTTTTATACATCCAATCTTAATTCAACACAACCTCTTCTAAAGTAGTATTAGTGTGTGAATGAAATATATAGAGAGATtatgtttataaaaaatttatcttgCCATGTATTTTTGATAGAGTTTAAAGCATTATGGGCATCTACaaagatataaaattaataaataattggaTTATTATGTAATGAAATTGGTGTATGTGAGATCATAAGTCAAAATTTGTAGGCGAAAGTGCAAAACCggattatttttgttttgtaaacTAGACACTTTACACTACAGATTAAGCTTTAAATTTGACAGCCAATTATTATggtgatgataaattttaaaacttaaccTAAGAAGAAAATGATTATTTAAGGAATTCTCTAATATAATGAAGTCAATAGTTTTATGGGGAAGATGGTTCCTCATTTATTTTCTGTTACTTTTTGGGACAGAGGTCTTAAATTGAAttataaatacttaaatagtTATTTGATATGTCAGGGACTAAGTTTGAATTAACCATATTCTTGGTGTCTAAACGAGTAACATGAGCTGAATGCGGATTGGATCGAAAATGCCCAAAATTTTGGTTAAAATTATTGGATCTAATATTTGTAGTTTTTTAATTTGGATCTGTACAGATTTGATTGAATAttggatatatccgcaaaacataaaaatatttttaaaagtttatttttgttaaaaagatatcaataaaatttattttctccattcttttaaacatgtttactcttaaaataatattaaacatacttttctcaaataataaattaatatagtacaacatatatgataattattagttgaaataaacacaaaaagaatatttacctatttatttttttatttttgcgcaTACACGAATATACGGATACTTACACAAAATTCGCAATCCGATCCTATTAGTgtgcagatcggatcggatcttATGGATTggatccatatccgcaattttcgaaTCGAATTCGGATAAACACCGCAAACATGCGAATCGAATCCGATTCATGAACACACAAACATGGCCATATGCTAgttctaataaattaaataaaataaattatttatcttaGAAAAATTGCAAAGTTTAATAATATACCATATAATTTTGAATCCGAATTTTATATGGTTAGAGCTATTTTCTCCTTTGAAACTTTCTTTTAGTATTACCACTAAACCAAaatatatagtataataaataagaataaataaagtCTATTCAAGAAGAGACGAAAAAGTGCAAGAATATATTGAGTAAAGTTTCAGAGAATGAAcgaattattttataatatgattaaattatcggagacaatagaaaaataatggcaGACTTGTATGATATAAAATCATAGAACAACATGGTTGACCCATTCTTTCTTGGAATCcatgtgttattttttattaaataaattttgcaGTGTACCTAACAAATTGGCCTTTGAATTGAATAATATATTTATGCCACATAATGAAAATAACCAGAGCCATTATTTGATCATGTCTTCAGACTTCAATCTAAAGAACAggaaccaaaaattaaaaaaaaaaataaaaaatattagtcagGATTCTGAGCTTGCAATTTTCCTTTTGAGatttgagaatatatatatataaaccagaATAAGAACCAAACATGATAATCAGTCCAAGGGAACACCATATAGAATTGAAAGaacaaataactaaaaataaacaataaacacAAAAATTGAAGCAGTTAAAAAAATGTGTACAAAACAATGTCATGaccctttttttttccctttgtaATTGCTTACCTGATTCCTAATTCTataaataatctgaaaaatcaaaacctgatctttcttttatttctttcttttctatttttcttctttttttttctgtataTACCACTATCCAATTTTCCATCTACAGAATCTACCTCTCCTAAATTGCCATGTTTACAATTGTTCTTCATTTCTTTACCTTCCAACACAAGCAAAAGTTCACACATCAGCACACTTCCTTGGTGCATAACCAAGCCTTGATTTCTTCATATCATAGAGGATATGGAAATTCTGCTGCTGATAGTTTCCGATGATCGAAAGGGCGTGCCGGGGAGTCCCTAAGATCGCTAGACAAACGACATCTGGATCTATCTGGATGAAGTAATTCTCCACAGGGAAGTTCCAAACTGCTCCATCTGAAAACAAGATCCCAAAATCTGGCAGCTCCATCTGATCAATCCCAGACACATTGTAACATGGCTTTAAAGGTGGAAGGCCTTCAACAATTGGATATCCCTTAATTTTCTTCACAAATGCATCCTTAATGATGTCATAAGCAGGATCAGCAAAATAAGTTAAAGTGGTGCCAGAATCAATGATTGTTCCACCAGCACCTTGTGCTGATAAGTTCCAAGTTTCCTCAGGAATATCCAATACCTCACCATCAACCATCAAAGATTTGATCTGAACATAGTAAAATGTATCAACTGAATTATCTTTGCCACCAACAAATGAAGTGTAGTTCAAATTAGGGTGGCCTAAAAGCTCCTTATCCTCACCAAATATCAATTTGCTGCTAACACTAGAATTGCTATTCCTATCCACAAGGCAATAGGAAAATGAATGGCCATAAAGGGATTGAAGCTGAGATGCAAATGACAATGGCCCTCTCCCCAATCCTAACAACCCTGCAGCCCCATGAAACAATCCTCTATTCCAATGTCCACAGCCAAACATCACATTCTCCACATGCTTTAGCTCGGATTTCCCTGAAGGCGTGGTGAGGTTAACTGTAAAGGTCTCGAGGGCGAAATCACCGGTTGTATTCGAGCTATCTCCATACCAATAGAAGTATGGACAACTCTGATCCTTACCCTTGCAAGGCCTAGGTGGATCCGGCGAGGTTACTAATTGGCAGCGCGGATCACTACAGCTAATGTTCTTAAAGGAACTAGATTCTCTAGGATCATAATAAGGACCAGTTTGATCAAAACATGCTAAACAAGGAACACATTGAATCCAATTAAGGTCACTACCAGTATCTAGTATTAGAGAGAAATGCTTAGGAGGTGTACCAATAAACACATCCATGAAGTACTCTCCAGAGCCAAGACTGACACCAGATTCCAAGGTTGCCACAAGCTGGTTTGCAAGATAATCCGGTGGCGCAGCCGCCGCGGCCGGAGACTTCTCCGGCTTGTGGTGATGCTTTGACTTTGGTCTGGATTTCTCCTGTGCCTTTTGCAGCCTTGAGAAGGTGTTTTGGTTCttcttctccatggcccttctaTGCAGGGTTTGAATTCTGGTCAAATCCCTTGATGTgaaatcaacatcatcatcatctttgttCATTGAGTGTCTCAAATGAAGCTTCACCATTTCCTTGTTTGGCTTTGCTTCTAGAAAAGCCTCACCTTCATCATCactatcaccatcatcatcattggttTCTTCACCTAAATTCATGGCAGAACTTGTGAAGCTACACCCTGTGTCGCCAGAAGAAGTCACAGCATTGAAGCTTGGATGATTAGGGAACTTTATGGCTGCAAGAGAGGAACCATTCTTGTTGATGAGATCATGGTTCCTACTTGAAAAGGATTCTACAACAGAGTTGCATATGACAAGTAGAACCAGAACCAAAGAAACTTTCTTCAAAACCATAGTAATCAGAGCTTCACCCTTGAGAAAGTCACAACATCAAACACCTTACAGACACAGAATTTCAGAGATGAAAATCTGGGACGCAATAAAAAACCCAGAAAGAGCAGAACTTTATCAAACTTTCTGAGCTTggcaaagatttgaaaaaaatgggaaatctaaccaaaaccaaaaaaaatgtgaacttttgaaaaccccaaagctttttttctttctattcttctgagaagaggaagaacaagaagaagaagatggttcaAAAGGTTGAGTTTGTGCGACTTTATTAGTAGCAATGAGAATTGAAAATTGGAAACAAAGACCTGGAAATACAAATGTCAAGTCCAGTGCCCAAAAACGCGGTTTGATTCACAATAAAGTTGTAATCCTTTTATATCGATTTGGTTGGTTTAGTAGTTAGTTCATTAGTTCGCATGAACAAAAATTTGggatttgaatttctttttcaacATACGGCAACTTATATTGGTTagtgacaaatttttaaataaagctCTGATTAACTACGAATAAGTTTTAAATCTGTTGAATCGATATATACTGGGAGCAACTAAAAAAAGTTGTAATATTTTAGAgtgtgaaataaattttaataataataataaattttttaatttcatgaGGCTTTTGAAATCATATATTTATTGCAAAATGATCAATGTGAGGGCAatagttaaattaattaattagtaataacaataaataattaaaaagtatACCTGGTCTTGTTCTTAAAGGGGATTTTTCCTATCTGCTTCCTGGGTCATAGGCTCTTGTAGAATTATAGTAATAAGAATATAGAATTTCTAATATTATTTCTACAATTTTAAGCTATTGAATAACTTTgggttataatttaaaatatgtgaATATGAATCACAAATTTTTATTCTGTCAACTAATCTAAGtttttgcaaataaataaataaaatcatatttctaaaatttatattattattattattattagaacaaTTTTGATATATAAAAGTAATATTACTATTGTAATAATATTGGGAGATTTGGGCAAATGAAAATGCAGCTACCAAAAGTCAAAAGCAACGAAACACATTGTCACTAATACCCATTTGCAACAGTGCAAAGtgatgatataataaaataactcACTCTGGTCTCTGGTCAAAGGTTTGGGTTTGAATAAGTCTTGTTCCTTCTGCTACAGTAGTGTTATTACTACTAATAAATGgaaattcaaatattttattttgttaattttatctcataaataAATTGAGTTAATAATatgcttttattattatattaaatagaatgtCAAATTTAAATTTGCATACAATATATAAGGTGTATAAATATTATTTCTCATTTATTATGTATATTGACTCATTTATTATGTATATTGACTcagtatatgaaaaataaatacatttcaatggaaaaagaaaatagaaaagacaACTCCAACTTCTTCTatattttgaataattaaaattGTCCAACATTCTATCAATAagaattaacaaataataatacaaGCTCTTTCACATATCAATATTCCCAAGTGCCAACACAAATAAAAAGCcatatcaaatttttatatatatatttaatattttttacttatttattcgGATATACAAATTTACTAATATAATTCAGATatgggaatatatatatatatatatatatatatatatatatatatatatatatatatatatatatccaatgctatttaatttattagttatgcAAAGTATACTTTTATTcaattagaagaaatcaagaatttGTCATATTTAAAAATAAGATCAAAACATATTATCCCTAGGTTACGTTGGCCATAGAGTATTCCGTAGAAATTCTAtcaaaacaatgaaaaaaaaattccggctttacatattaataatatttttaagcagataactaattaattaactagtcaaaaataaaaatataaaaaaaaaatcgattGACTGTTTCATCTGTAAAATTTACGCAACTGAGTTATGCATCacttaataattaattagtttataacTGTTTTGGACACGATGCAATTTGATTAAACATACGACGGCACGTCAATTTTAAAGTTTGTAATTAATATGTTAATATGTGTAGTAGTACAGTATACTAAATAACAAACAGTTTCCACCTAACCCTACCAACAAAAAGATTTGATAAAATATATGTTTGAATTCAATTTTATGTTATCACCTTTTCATAGGCGGC contains:
- the LOC112703985 gene encoding large ribosomal subunit protein eL20y, with translation MVTFRFHQYQVVGRALPTEKDEHPKIYRMKLWATNEVRAKSKFWYFLRKLKKVKKSNGQVLAINEIFEKNPTMINNYGIWLRYQSRTGYHNMYKEFRDTTLNGAVEQMYNEMASRHRVRFPCIQIIKTATVPAKMCKRESTKQFHNSKIKFPLVFKKVRPPTRKLKTTYKATRPNLFM
- the LOC114924202 gene encoding aspartic proteinase nepenthesin-2, translating into MVLKKVSLVLVLLVICNSVVESFSSRNHDLINKNGSSLAAIKFPNHPSFNAVTSSGDTGCSFTSSAMNLGEETNDDDGDSDDEGEAFLEAKPNKEMVKLHLRHSMNKDDDDVDFTSRDLTRIQTLHRRAMEKKNQNTFSRLQKAQEKSRPKSKHHHKPEKSPAAAAAPPDYLANQLVATLESGVSLGSGEYFMDVFIGTPPKHFSLILDTGSDLNWIQCVPCLACFDQTGPYYDPRESSSFKNISCSDPRCQLVTSPDPPRPCKGKDQSCPYFYWYGDSSNTTGDFALETFTVNLTTPSGKSELKHVENVMFGCGHWNRGLFHGAAGLLGLGRGPLSFASQLQSLYGHSFSYCLVDRNSNSSVSSKLIFGEDKELLGHPNLNYTSFVGGKDNSVDTFYYVQIKSLMVDGEVLDIPEETWNLSAQGAGGTIIDSGTTLTYFADPAYDIIKDAFVKKIKGYPIVEGLPPLKPCYNVSGIDQMELPDFGILFSDGAVWNFPVENYFIQIDPDVVCLAILGTPRHALSIIGNYQQQNFHILYDMKKSRLGYAPRKCADV